Genomic segment of Leishmania panamensis strain MHOM/PA/94/PSC-1 chromosome 20 sequence:
GGCCCTTCGACCTTGGCTGCAGGGTTCTCTTCCAGCCAGTTCCATGTGCGTatgccgcagcggcatccATGCCTGTCGTGCCGTCTCTTCAGTGCCCGGCGTCACGCGCATGCGAGCTGGCGTTTGCACTTCGTAGGCATGATGTAGCCGCCCTCTTGGAGCACCTTGGAGCCACCTCGCacaacggcggcgacgtcgcCACTTACGGCCAATCTGTGCtactgcaggtgctgctggttgCCGGGCCGCACGCGAAGAGCGCCACGAGTGCCGCGCTGTGCAGTTTTCTGGCGAACAGCGTCACTCCTCTTATCGAACAAGTTTCAGAGGCACTTGTGCGCCACGACAGGGCGTGGGCGGGCACGCTGCTTGATGCGGGTGTCACAGAGAGAATTCTGCAGCGCAGTGCGTCAGGGACCCCGGAGCGGAGCCCGGTAGTGCAGATGTTGCGCCGTGAGGCTGCTAGTCTACCGTCGACACCACTGCTACTTCCCCGTGGCGGGGTACCGAAGGTGGGAccagaggagctgcgccacgtgtTGCAGCGTGGTGGCCGCAGTGATGTtgaggagctgctcgagaCACTCGCGTTCTCCGAGGCATGCGCTTGGGACACCGCTGAATGCAGAGAGACTGTGTACAATTTTACTGACGTCTCTGTGGTAGGTAGAGACAGCACAGACCAGACTAATGGCGTTGCACCTGCTGGATGGGTCCGGCAGCTGGAACAGCTTCTAACAGGCCTGGTAGTGAAGCGGCTGCAGGACATGgcgctccagctccagcagTCGAAGACGCTGAGGCAGATtctggaggagggggagatggtAGAGGTGACCCTGTGCGATAGCGGCCGATCTGGTAAGTTCACATGTCCTCAGCAACACTCCCTGCACCATCACCACGGCTGCAACTGGAAGTGCGACGGATGCGGTGCTAGTGACCTTCATGATGCGTGGTCATGCCGTGAGTGTGACTATGATCTCTGCGCTACATGTGCGAGGACGCACTGTAACCGGGCGAACGGTTCCctgacagcgacggcgcaggaCATTCTTGCGGCATGGCACGCCTTGGGTGGCAAGTCAACGGACACATCTGTTTCGCGGACGCGAGCGGTGCTCTTCACTGAGGAAATGGGTCTCGTCCCCGCTGCCATGCCGATTGCTTCTCTTCAACGACAGATTGTGCATCTTGGTGACATCTACACGCCGTGCCCTTGCGGGCTCGTCTGCCCTGGTCCTTCGATCGCGCtaggtgcggctgcttccACGgacgcctctcttcttggtGCGCTGATCTCTGTTTTTGGCCGAGCTTGTGGACAAGACTTAGGCGTTCAGCGGTGCCTCCTGAAGGTGTACGAGAGCGCTGGTGCCTTCGTGTTTCTTggcggcgcacgcgcagtGCCGGCGGAGCTTCGGTGTCTCACAACACACCTGGCCCCGCATCTGCCGCTCTCCGTGAAGCACCTCATCACTCGCTACGTTGCAATTGACTGCCGCCGTTTTGCCTTCCAAGCACTGTATGATCGGTCGGCGATGGTGTTCACAAACTCCGGTGTTGGTCTCGAGTCGTCGAAGGAGCACAAGGTACAAGTGCCACGCAACGATAAGCCCAGGCTGCTTCGAGTCTTGCATGACCGTCTCTGCGGCCTTCCCACTCTGCTGTTGAAGGTCGACTTCACCTttgagggcgaggagggcttTGGCAGCGGTCCATCGCAGGAGGTGTACACGGAGCTCTCCGTGTACTTCCGCACAGAGCCGAAGTTTTGGTTTATGACAGAGGATGACGGTGGGGCAGATCCGGTGATGCTGGCTTTTCCGACGACCAAGGCACTCTTTCTCAAGGAGTTCTTCGCCCTAGGTGCCGCCTGTGCCCGCTCCTTCATCGATGATTATCGCATGAACATGGACCTGCTCCCGCAGGCATGGCCACTGTTGATGCTTCCCTCCCTAGGGCTTCCCTTGCATCAGAACGCTGGCAAGTGCACCTCACTTTCTGCATCGACTGCGGCCGCACTGAGGAACttgctggaggtgctggaccCGGCGTTGCATAGGAGctttgcgcagctgc
This window contains:
- a CDS encoding hypothetical protein (TriTrypDB/GeneDB-style sysID: LpmP.20.3730), whose protein sequence is MVSPSDEAARQADEETYTSLLEICTELVIAEGSDDPPLKQPLGMLHELLHCQHLGGDATVLSVRAVRILLEKFISSLSSKLRAKLAECVRSALKRVTRIMYGSSRSDAHFEFVHTKRWELQEELLQCMSAAAQSDKAVQAALPPPQEQLNFCRSVMDVSLDMCLQALRMCCVLLRSTQLSSQPHLTALIRDLFRSRFVALESMEMNHDWLRLLRHLTEGAVTLRAYAVKTSETMKVNSPAGEEKTRKRKRSTASNSAQAAPGSVAGVDRGRSEGPDEALVLLHLCQRVCATPNLDRDFRSTVFSCANAILSDASCLASVSADTCVAVAMDLARELTRSVRTTLTITNPFVSREVVPGPNGAATTSLLGTRDEEGEDDERQGEDLLRNGEGAKWHLPEPEWPLLILIANLFAAKTVPTPEHLWWSVGDDEYARRFSKEDCLRLTKGFFAAQDVLDLKKRGSCVHLSTMRELLWPFDLGCRVLFQPVPCAYAAAASMPVVPSLQCPASRACELAFALRRHDVAALLEHLGATSHNGGDVATYGQSVLLQVLLVAGPHAKSATSAALCSFLANSVTPLIEQVSEALVRHDRAWAGTLLDAGVTERILQRSASGTPERSPVVQMLRREAASLPSTPLLLPRGGVPKVGPEELRHVLQRGGRSDVEELLETLAFSEACAWDTAECRETVYNFTDVSVVGRDSTDQTNGVAPAGWVRQLEQLLTGLVVKRLQDMALQLQQSKTLRQILEEGEMVEVTLCDSGRSGKFTCPQQHSLHHHHGCNWKCDGCGASDLHDAWSCRECDYDLCATCARTHCNRANGSLTATAQDILAAWHALGGKSTDTSVSRTRAVLFTEEMGLVPAAMPIASLQRQIVHLGDIYTPCPCGLVCPGPSIALGAAASTDASLLGALISVFGRACGQDLGVQRCLLKVYESAGAFVFLGGARAVPAELRCLTTHLAPHLPLSVKHLITRYVAIDCRRFAFQALYDRSAMVFTNSGVGLESSKEHKVQVPRNDKPRLLRVLHDRLCGLPTLLLKVDFTFEGEEGFGSGPSQEVYTELSVYFRTEPKFWFMTEDDGGADPVMLAFPTTKALFLKEFFALGAACARSFIDDYRMNMDLLPQAWPLLMLPSLGLPLHQNAGKCTSLSASTAAALRNLLEVLDPALHRSFAQLRRISETELAAAELEMNDGTPLRTHADLEKHMQYTMITRLEVALENLRYFQWGLLSVMEVEALWCLSDEERSVLLCGADAKGNRPLFTEEELRAQTTVGSGYSSGSIHVEMLLSIVGGDFTRSQQHDFLEFLTGSPRLPFNGLAGLGRLITVAMKEMESTREQTLPSCNTCFLYLKLPPYSTREIMKERLLLAVTEGRRNYSLS